The following nucleotide sequence is from Sander lucioperca isolate FBNREF2018 chromosome 19, SLUC_FBN_1.2, whole genome shotgun sequence.
GATGGAGGGGAGGACATCACCATTCGTCCCTTTACAGTCAGCACCAGTGCTGAGGAGCTGGAGGTTTGATTCCCTCTCCGTCTGTCTCGCAGTCTGTCAGTCATGCAGTCCTAGCCGTCCCTCATGCTGTCCCTGTGTCCCTGTGTCCCAGGACCTGTACAGGAGGATAGACCAGACTCGGCCTGTCCCCTCTCTGGAGGACAGCCACTTCACCTACGGCTTCAACTCCCAGTGCCTGCACACGGTGCTGTCTTACTGGAGAAATGGCTTCGACTGGAGGAGACAGGTGGACAGACTCAACCAGTACCCGCACTTCAAAACCACCATCGAAGGTGAGCAAGCTCTGCACACCATAAAATGCTTTTGCTTtccttttttaataaaattaaataaaaagtagcCCATCATGATCCAAGCATGTGCAAACAAAATGCCATGAATTGCATTATTAATATTTCAATATGAAACGCTAATATTTTTAAGCACAGTGCCCCTACATTTGGTTGCCAACGTACAAAAAGCATGTCAGAGCAAGGGCCAGACATATGAACAGGACACTGTGTCGCTGAGTGAATGATGAATTCACACGATtggttggagtgtgtgtgtgtgtgtgtgtgtgtgtgtgtgtgtgtgttccccaTAGAATTGGTGCGAGACATGTAGACCCACTAAAATGCTCCAGATTAGCAGAGACATGTATGCTAACGTCAAGGAATTGATTTTAAATTCCGGATGACATCCCTGCTGAAACATTGTATAGTTGTATAGTTTTTGGTTTAGAAGTCTTTATCGATGATTTCTGTCAGTATAAAGTCCCGCTACATATGCAGTAGTACAGAGACAGCTACAGTACAGCACATGTGAGGAGatcgctgaccaatcagagcagactgttcTTTTTAAAGAGACACAGGGGAATACAGGTGCAGGCTGCAGCAGCTATGGGCAGGATGAACATGTGAGGAACAGGTGAGGGAGCGGTTCcgcggcgtgtggcgtttacaTGTCAGAGCTGACATCAGCCCTGATGTaaaaattcaaataaatcataaaatcaCAGGCAATTAAGTGATATTCCTGCAGTGGAGGTCTTGACATAAAATTAAGAGTCCTCTTTGTCTGGGACCGAGATATCAGCTCCTAAAGTCAAACGAGCATCCACAATCTCAAGtttcatttcttcattttgtcGTTTATCGCCACCTTGGTCTACTTCATCTGCCATTTTCCCGTTGTCGATCTCCATAGATATGTGGCCGATGTCCATGAAGACTCCAGTTACCACTGCACAAAGGATAGACAAACCATTTCAAGGATAAATACAAGGAGAGATAGTAGAATGCAGATATACTAGTGAAATAATAGGCATGTAATATCACAAAGGAATCAAGGGGTGATCGCAACATTCCATAGATTGTTTGGTCTCCACTGCTGACACACTCCTGAAGAAGATATGTGCTACCTCTAACCTGCATCCTCTAACCATCATCCAGGCATTGATATCCACTACCTGCATGTGAAGCCCAAGACAGTACCAGAGGGATCCACCGCTCTTCCTCTGATCATGGTGCACGGCTGGCCCGGCTCCTTCTATGAGTTCTATGGGTTGATCCCTCTGCTAACAGAACCATCAGACCCAAGCCACCTTGTGTTTGAGGTGGTGTGTCCCTCCATACCAGGCTACGGTTTTTCAGAAGCGCCACATAAGAAAGGTGAGTCTggaaaggttgtttttttttgcagacaTGGGAATATATTAATACCAGATGTGGGAATAGAGTGAATATGCAGATCACATGTACTTGTACATGCAAGGTTATTGGAAACAGCACTGATGAAAAGAAACCGTTAATCCCAGAATTTGACTTGACGATTGAAatgtccatttaaaaaaacttgaCGTGTGTTTATACAGGCTTTGATTCCGTGTGTGCCGCACACATCTTCCACAAGCTGATGAAGCGTCTGGGCTTCCAGCAATTCTACGCTCATGGAGGAGACTGGGGCTGGCTGGTCACCACCAACATGGCTCAGCTGGAgcccaggtaacacacacacacacaaagtctttAGAGATGCTGAAATAAGGTCTTACTCCAGTTATTCTCTCCAGGAGCGTCAGAGGCTTGCATGTGAACTTTGCCCCGCCCTCCAATCCGGGGCTGCCCATAACCCTGTCCATCATGCTGGGCCGTCGCTTCCCCAAGCTGTTTGGCTTCACTGACTTGGACATTGAGCGTCTCTTCCCCTGCATGGAGAAACTGGTGGTGGAGTCCATCAAAGAGTCTGGCTACATGCACATCCAGGCCACCAAGCCTGACACCGTGGGTAAGGACCTGAAAACAAGATCCACAGTCAGTccagtctaaaaaaaaaaaggtccataGAATCTCTTTTTAATCAGCAAATTCATCTCCCCCTTCAGGTCGAGGACTGAATGATTCCCCAGCGGGTCTGGCTGCCTACATCTTGGAGAAGTTCTCCACATGGACGAGCCGCGACTTTAGGGACCTGGAGGACGGAGGACTCACCAGGTACAGAGAACACAGCAGAACATAATGGAGCCAGTGCTGCTCATAGTCCGCTGGATAAGTACAAACACGCAAACAGTTGTGAGTAGCATCAGTGGCAGTAGCACATGTATGTATCAGCAGCAGCCAGGCTCCTCTGTCGCAGTACTATCCCAAAATATTCACATAGACAACAGATGATGGGCTCCTCATTACTgtaacctctgtgtgtgtgtgtgtgtgtgtgtgtgtgtgtgtgtgtgtgtgtgtgtgtcttgcagGAAGTTCTCCCTGGATGACCTGCTGACTAACGTGATGATCTACTGGACGTCTGGCTGCATCGTCTCCTCCATGAGGTTCTACAAGGAGAACTTTGGCAAAGGCCTTTACGCGCCTCACTCTAAGTGCGTGATCCAGTGTTCTGGTGCTGAAAGAGCAGATGTTCAAAGTGACAGGGCCAACTCGTTATAATGCTACCAAACATGAGTCACAAATAACCTTTCAAAGCACATACAATGAAAAGATCAACGTTGAGCAGGACTGTACCAGTCATCCTGTTGCAGCATGCAGATCATTGGCTGACTGTGCTGGCCTGTTGGCTGATGTTCCCAGCAGTACAGCCAGCAGTAGACCCCCCTGACTCGTCAGGTGAAAGGGTGTGGCTGAGGTGATAACATGTGTGATGTCTCCTCACAGGATCCCTGTGGACGTCCCCACTGGCTTCGCCTGCTTCCCCAACGAGCTGATGCACACTCCCAAACTGTGGCTTAAACAGAAATACCGCAACCTGGTGGCCTTCACGCCTATGGCCCGCGGCGGCCATTTTGCCGCCATGGAGGAGCCCCAGCTGATGGCCGAGGACATCCAGAACTTTACCAAGATAGTGGAGAAGCACCGGGCTGTGTAGTGATGCAATAATATGACAGCTAAGATTAGAAACCTGTGCTCACTGACCAATGACACACCTGCCATGCTGTCTTAATACCCATAAGGCAGTAGGTGAGTCAAAGCTTCAAAACAAGAGCActtattgaaataaaaataaaatctatttctCTAATCTATGACATGACCCAAAGTATATGGGCCAAATTATTAAATCTGAAGGACACGGTGAATGAATGAAGGTGCTGATGATATAGTTATGCTGCGTTAATACGAGACGATGTGTGAAACTTTAACAGTGAAAGAAGCTAAACGGACAGAGCAAAAGGTGAATTGATTGGATTAGTTGTCACAATGGGCGGGTTATTATTAGTTCAGTGCTATTCAAGTTCTGCAGAAAAGCACTATAGCAGGTGTTGCTGTGGTTTGGAGGAGGAGCTGTGCTGGGGGTCCCTAACACTTCCACAGCTACACGAGACGAGCACTGATGCCTCCCTCAGAACTCTCCTACAACTTCCTCAGCCTTGTAGTATTAGTATGACACAGTTtactcggcagctgcagatggGAGGTCAGGGGCCACCTGGTGGTATTGTGTTGAAAGCCTGGACAAGGTGCCAGACATTCCTCTCACTGATAACACGGAGCCTCAGACCTCTAAGTTAGGCTGGATTTCTTACAACTCATTCCTCGTCTTTAATGTAAAACACAGCTGTTTTTGATTTTGCATTCACTTTACATCCTCTCTCTTTGATTGACTTTGATTTGCTTCAAATACTACAATTCACACTGCTTACTTTGTTGATGTACCAACTGTGAAAATAAAGAGTTAATCACTATGTTGATCTTGAAGAAGCTGATTCCCATCTGTACTGCTGAAAGTGATTTAGTTAAATGGTGAAAATGATTTGGTTATATTTAGAAAAGTAACATTCACAGCCACCACACAAGGGTAGATAATGGTGCTTTCTGGTGAGGTGACCAGTTCTATTAATGCTGCTGTGTTGACCGTAAACAGGGATGCAAAATAAAAGATTCATAAAGCGAAGACGATGAAAACTGAAAATGCGTCATGCGTCGTGTTACAGATGTGTTCATGTAATCTCTGTGGAGTACTGG
It contains:
- the ephx1 gene encoding epoxide hydrolase 1; this translates as MLTEVLVALLVGGLLYFLVQRSRTQVLRTEDGWWGAGAPPDGGEDITIRPFTVSTSAEELEDLYRRIDQTRPVPSLEDSHFTYGFNSQCLHTVLSYWRNGFDWRRQVDRLNQYPHFKTTIEGIDIHYLHVKPKTVPEGSTALPLIMVHGWPGSFYEFYGLIPLLTEPSDPSHLVFEVVCPSIPGYGFSEAPHKKGFDSVCAAHIFHKLMKRLGFQQFYAHGGDWGWLVTTNMAQLEPRSVRGLHVNFAPPSNPGLPITLSIMLGRRFPKLFGFTDLDIERLFPCMEKLVVESIKESGYMHIQATKPDTVGRGLNDSPAGLAAYILEKFSTWTSRDFRDLEDGGLTRKFSLDDLLTNVMIYWTSGCIVSSMRFYKENFGKGLYAPHSKIPVDVPTGFACFPNELMHTPKLWLKQKYRNLVAFTPMARGGHFAAMEEPQLMAEDIQNFTKIVEKHRAV